In Parcubacteria group bacterium, a single genomic region encodes these proteins:
- the obgE gene encoding GTPase ObgE — MLIDDITIKTFSGKGGDGKAAFNKTKMSLGPTGGSGGKGGSVYAEGISDLSRLNQFRFKKEFGAENGKNGNPQFRDGADGKDLILKVPVGTVIHNLTTKENIEITKVGEIVLIAVGGRGGKGNFLFRSSRNTSPKQFQLGKPGSEHELHLELKLIADVGFVGLPNIGKTSLLNALTNTKSKVANYLFTTLEPNLGTYYELILADIPGLIEGASDGKGLGIKFLKHIERTKIIFHFLSAESEDPIKDYQLIKKELNSYNPNLLKKPEYVFLSKSDTISEAEIDKKLSEIKKISPGVIAISLYDEKSIDRVKSLLNKIIEDKIFKKKED, encoded by the coding sequence ATGCTTATTGACGATATAACAATCAAAACATTTTCCGGAAAAGGAGGCGACGGGAAAGCCGCATTCAACAAGACCAAAATGAGTTTAGGGCCTACTGGAGGAAGCGGCGGAAAAGGCGGAAGCGTTTACGCGGAAGGAATATCCGATCTCAGCCGACTAAATCAATTTCGCTTCAAAAAAGAGTTTGGAGCCGAAAATGGAAAAAATGGAAATCCGCAATTCAGGGATGGAGCGGATGGAAAAGATCTTATTTTAAAAGTTCCAGTTGGAACAGTCATCCACAACCTCACAACTAAAGAAAACATTGAAATCACAAAAGTTGGCGAGATTGTCTTAATTGCCGTTGGAGGAAGAGGCGGGAAAGGAAATTTCCTATTCCGTTCGTCCAGAAACACCAGCCCAAAGCAATTTCAGCTGGGAAAACCAGGAAGCGAGCACGAACTTCATCTTGAGCTGAAACTTATTGCCGACGTTGGATTTGTCGGACTTCCTAATATTGGAAAGACTAGTTTGCTTAATGCGCTCACCAACACAAAAAGCAAAGTAGCCAATTACCTTTTCACAACTTTAGAACCGAATTTAGGAACATATTATGAATTAATCCTAGCCGATATTCCCGGACTCATTGAAGGCGCTTCGGATGGAAAGGGACTGGGAATAAAATTTTTGAAGCACATTGAAAGAACTAAAATTATTTTCCATTTTCTTTCCGCTGAAAGCGAAGATCCGATCAAGGATTACCAATTAATAAAAAAAGAACTCAACTCCTACAATCCCAACCTCCTCAAAAAACCGGAATATGTCTTCCTAAGCAAAAGCGATACGATTTCAGAGGCGGAAATTGACAAAAAACTTTCTGAAATCAAGAAAATAAGCCCCGGAGTTATCGCCATATCTCTATATGACGAAAAAAGCATCGACCGCGTTAAATCTTTGCTAAACAAAATTATAGAAGATAAAATCTTTAAAAAGAAAGAGGATTAA
- a CDS encoding ABC transporter permease, which produces MKFFDLLKLSTRMFKARTSRTLLTILGMSVGIAAILFLVSLGYGLQRTLLEKITTSDSLLTLDIAKNKSSELDLNREAISEIESMDGVAEVSKSFSLSSRGQMNDLSADLVVIGTQPSFLRLGGYKIIKGDPLSDDNKEGIVVASSVVQLFGSDADSIIGKEIIFSSFIPRNESDAEAEKAQIPVLNKRYVIIGIVESDENVVYIHSDSLSEIEVESYDGAKVRCSSDGKMNIVRDAIVEKGFSVSSLSDTVDQANKVFRVVQIVLMCFGVIALVVSAIGMFNTMTIALLERTNELGIMKSIGASNFSVSMMFIMESTIMGFLGGLGGIVVGLVEGLVFNGIVNVVATRMGGQAVSLFYSPAWFMGLIVIFAAFVGFATGIIPARRASKIDPLDALRYK; this is translated from the coding sequence ATGAAATTTTTCGATCTTCTAAAACTTTCAACTAGAATGTTCAAGGCGAGAACTTCTCGAACGCTGCTTACTATTTTAGGAATGAGCGTGGGGATCGCTGCTATTTTATTTCTGGTTTCTTTGGGGTACGGACTGCAGAGGACTCTTCTGGAAAAAATAACAACTTCTGATTCGTTGCTCACTTTGGATATTGCAAAAAACAAGTCATCGGAGTTAGATTTGAATCGGGAGGCAATCAGTGAAATTGAAAGTATGGATGGAGTAGCGGAGGTGAGCAAATCATTCAGCTTGTCATCAAGAGGGCAAATGAATGATTTGTCGGCGGATTTAGTTGTGATAGGGACGCAACCTTCATTTCTTCGCTTGGGAGGATATAAAATTATAAAGGGAGATCCGCTTAGCGATGACAATAAGGAAGGGATAGTAGTTGCTTCTTCCGTAGTCCAGCTTTTTGGAAGCGATGCTGATTCTATAATTGGAAAAGAAATTATTTTTTCCTCTTTTATTCCCAGGAATGAATCCGATGCGGAAGCTGAAAAAGCGCAAATCCCAGTTCTAAATAAAAGGTATGTTATAATAGGAATTGTTGAAAGCGATGAAAATGTTGTTTATATTCACTCCGATTCTTTAAGCGAAATAGAAGTAGAGAGTTATGACGGAGCGAAAGTCAGATGCTCTTCGGATGGGAAAATGAATATTGTCCGCGATGCAATAGTTGAAAAGGGATTTTCCGTTTCATCTCTTTCTGATACGGTTGATCAGGCCAATAAAGTGTTTAGAGTGGTGCAGATCGTACTTATGTGTTTCGGAGTAATCGCTTTAGTGGTGAGCGCAATCGGAATGTTTAATACTATGACCATTGCTCTTTTAGAGAGAACAAATGAATTGGGAATAATGAAGTCAATTGGAGCCTCAAACTTTTCAGTTTCTATGATGTTTATTATGGAATCAACGATAATGGGTTTCCTTGGAGGACTAGGCGGAATTGTCGTGGGGCTGGTGGAAGGGCTTGTTTTCAATGGAATAGTCAATGTGGTTGCAACTCGTATGGGAGGGCAGGCAGTAAGTTTGTTCTATAGTCCCGCTTGGTTTATGGGGCTCATTGTTATTTTTGCTGCGTTTGTCGGTTTTGCGACAGGAATTATTCCTGCCAGGCGCGCCAGTAAGATTGACCCGTTGGACGCTTTAAGATACAAATAA
- a CDS encoding class I tRNA ligase family protein translates to MEKYNPKKIEEKWAKKWIDERTFTPDLLGAKNPYYALFMFPYPSAEGLHIGNFYAFTSVDVMAKYKKLRGFDVFEPIGWDAFGIHSENYALKIGETPSKMLERTINNFRVQIQSAGLSCDWTREVNTTSPEYYRWTQWIFAKLFEKGLAYQKEALVNWCPDCKTVLADEQIEADGLCERCKAVVEKRKMKQWFFKITEYAQRLLSGLDDMDWSEITKSAQKNWIGKSEGARIKFKIDKSDLEFEVFTTRADTLFGCTYCVLSPEHELVLKITTPEQKEAVKKYIESAVKKPELERKESKEKTGVFTGAYAINPINGEKVPVWVADYVLSGYGTGAVMAVPAHDERDFEFAKKYDLPIKKVIESNKSFVVTIKSSLNDEFYKQVRKFTTVLDGTNSWESLSLIYTEEVDKVFDLAENNFVGKLWYIHSEGKIKKILFHNGDKNKRFSWKTEKEHKEAYDYGFSTGVKKEQLDWKGCYASFTDDGVLINSEKYNNLTSEKAREEITKWMEENQTGKKEINYKLRDWCISRQRYWGPPIPVVYCAKCGTVAIPEKDLPVELPDLKEGWEPAGNGKGPLANVESFVKTNCPICGGLAEREADVMDNFLDSAWYFFRYISSENNKEIFDKKMGKKWLPVDIYIGGNEHAVLHLMYTRFITMFFHDLGLTDFDNPFKRFRANGMILKDGKKMSKSKGNVVNPEEYGEKIGYDALKIYLLFLGPLSEDRSFSDEGIMGARHWAERVFNLNVRASQDYKDDENLIRKLYKTVKAVADDMENQKYNTSIAKLMEMTNVFYGCEKISVGIWEKFLIIVSIFLPALSEELWEKLGHEESIFKEKWPEYDLELIKDEEIELVIQINGKLRDRIKVPADISEGEVKKLAMESEKIKNFIGNKEIKKVIFVKGKLINIVI, encoded by the coding sequence ATGGAAAAATACAATCCGAAGAAAATTGAGGAAAAGTGGGCGAAGAAGTGGATAGACGAAAGAACATTTACGCCAGATTTGTTGGGTGCAAAAAATCCATATTATGCTTTATTCATGTTTCCGTATCCAAGTGCGGAAGGTTTACATATTGGCAATTTCTATGCCTTTACTTCTGTCGATGTAATGGCAAAGTACAAGAAGCTTCGCGGTTTTGATGTTTTTGAACCGATTGGCTGGGATGCATTTGGTATCCATAGCGAGAATTATGCTCTGAAAATCGGCGAGACTCCAAGCAAGATGCTTGAAAGGACGATAAATAATTTTCGCGTTCAGATCCAATCAGCCGGACTTAGCTGTGATTGGACAAGAGAAGTTAATACTACTTCGCCGGAATATTATAGATGGACCCAATGGATTTTCGCGAAACTTTTTGAAAAAGGACTGGCTTATCAAAAAGAAGCTTTGGTAAACTGGTGTCCGGATTGCAAAACAGTTTTGGCGGATGAACAAATCGAGGCAGATGGGCTTTGCGAAAGATGCAAGGCTGTGGTCGAGAAAAGAAAGATGAAACAATGGTTTTTCAAGATTACGGAATATGCGCAGCGCTTATTGTCAGGATTAGATGATATGGATTGGTCAGAGATTACCAAAAGCGCGCAGAAAAATTGGATCGGAAAATCAGAAGGAGCTCGTATAAAATTTAAAATAGATAAAAGCGATTTAGAATTTGAAGTTTTTACAACCAGAGCGGATACGCTTTTCGGGTGCACTTATTGCGTTTTGTCTCCTGAGCATGAATTAGTTTTGAAAATCACGACTCCCGAGCAAAAAGAAGCGGTTAAAAAATATATCGAATCAGCTGTCAAGAAACCGGAATTGGAAAGAAAAGAAAGCAAAGAGAAAACCGGAGTTTTCACAGGAGCATATGCGATTAATCCTATCAACGGAGAAAAAGTTCCGGTTTGGGTGGCGGATTATGTATTGTCGGGTTATGGAACCGGAGCAGTAATGGCGGTGCCGGCACATGACGAAAGAGATTTCGAATTTGCGAAAAAATATGATTTGCCGATTAAAAAAGTTATAGAATCAAATAAAAGCTTTGTCGTTACTATAAAAAGTTCATTGAATGATGAATTTTATAAACAAGTCAGAAAGTTTACTACTGTTTTAGATGGAACAAACAGCTGGGAAAGTCTGTCATTAATTTATACAGAAGAAGTTGATAAAGTCTTCGATCTAGCTGAAAATAATTTTGTTGGAAAATTATGGTACATTCACAGTGAAGGAAAAATTAAAAAGATATTATTTCATAATGGTGATAAGAATAAAAGATTTAGTTGGAAAACTGAAAAAGAACACAAAGAAGCTTATGATTATGGCTTCAGCACAGGAGTCAAAAAAGAACAATTAGATTGGAAGGGATGTTATGCTTCTTTTACGGATGATGGGGTTTTAATAAATTCAGAAAAATACAATAATTTAACTTCCGAAAAAGCACGGGAGGAAATCACTAAATGGATGGAAGAAAATCAAACAGGCAAAAAAGAAATAAATTATAAATTGAGAGATTGGTGCATTTCCAGGCAGCGTTACTGGGGTCCGCCGATTCCAGTAGTCTACTGTGCGAAATGCGGAACGGTTGCAATTCCAGAAAAAGATTTACCGGTAGAACTTCCCGATTTGAAAGAAGGATGGGAGCCGGCAGGAAATGGAAAGGGGCCGCTGGCTAATGTCGAAAGTTTTGTCAAAACAAACTGTCCGATTTGCGGAGGATTAGCTGAACGTGAAGCCGATGTGATGGATAATTTTCTAGATTCAGCCTGGTATTTTTTCCGCTATATTTCTTCTGAAAATAACAAAGAGATTTTTGATAAAAAAATGGGTAAAAAATGGCTACCGGTTGATATTTATATCGGAGGCAATGAACACGCGGTTCTGCATCTTATGTACACTCGTTTTATTACGATGTTTTTTCACGATTTGGGACTTACTGATTTTGACAATCCGTTTAAGAGGTTCAGGGCTAACGGGATGATTTTGAAAGACGGAAAAAAAATGTCCAAGTCCAAGGGGAATGTCGTTAATCCTGAAGAATATGGAGAAAAAATCGGTTACGACGCACTTAAAATTTATCTATTATTTCTTGGTCCGCTAAGCGAAGATAGGAGTTTCAGTGATGAAGGAATTATGGGCGCTAGGCATTGGGCGGAAAGAGTTTTTAATTTAAATGTCCGCGCATCTCAAGATTATAAGGATGATGAAAATTTGATCAGGAAATTATACAAAACAGTAAAAGCTGTGGCAGATGATATGGAGAATCAGAAATATAATACTTCGATTGCAAAACTGATGGAAATGACAAATGTTTTTTATGGATGTGAAAAAATTTCAGTGGGAATCTGGGAAAAATTCTTAATTATTGTTTCTATATTTTTACCAGCTCTCTCCGAGGAACTTTGGGAAAAGTTGGGACATGAAGAAAGCATATTTAAAGAAAAATGGCCGGAGTATGACCTGGAATTAATTAAAGATGAGGAAATAGAATTGGTTATCCAAATAAACGGAAAACTCAGAGATAGGATAAAAGTTCCGGCGGATATTTCTGAGGGTGAAGTAAAAAAGTTAGCAATGGAAAGCGAAAAGATCAAAAATTTTATTGGTAACAAAGAAATAAAAAAGG
- a CDS encoding bifunctional 5,10-methylenetetrahydrofolate dehydrogenase/5,10-methenyltetrahydrofolate cyclohydrolase gives MKLLNGKKISEKILLDLTKKVKKAKKKPFLAVIMIGENEASEIYVSLKEKKAKIAGIGFKLYKFNNDASQGLVIDLIKKLNADSETNGIIVQLPLPGKFNTQKIINTINPEKDVDGFHPENIKLFLKGKERFFPVFPQAIMEAIESSKKKFERKKAVVVANSKLFGEMMLKALERKKIKGEYILKKDVLKNSSKIKKADILITAIGSKGIIKGETIKSGAIVIDGGISKKNGKVFGDVDFESAKKIAGFLTPVPGGVGPVTVACLLNNVLEAFKNQNKI, from the coding sequence ATGAAATTATTGAACGGCAAAAAAATATCTGAAAAAATACTTTTAGATTTAACGAAAAAAGTAAAGAAGGCTAAAAAAAAGCCTTTTTTGGCGGTTATTATGATCGGAGAAAATGAAGCCTCCGAGATTTACGTGAGTCTTAAAGAAAAAAAGGCAAAAATAGCGGGCATTGGGTTTAAGCTTTATAAATTTAATAATGATGCCAGCCAGGGCTTGGTTATTGATTTAATCAAGAAACTTAATGCTGATTCTGAAACTAACGGCATTATCGTCCAGCTTCCGCTTCCCGGAAAATTCAATACGCAAAAAATAATCAATACTATTAATCCGGAAAAAGATGTTGATGGATTTCATCCGGAGAATATAAAATTATTTTTGAAGGGCAAAGAAAGATTCTTCCCGGTATTTCCTCAGGCAATAATGGAAGCCATTGAAAGTTCGAAGAAAAAATTTGAAAGGAAAAAGGCGGTTGTGGTTGCCAACTCAAAATTATTCGGAGAAATGATGCTTAAAGCGCTTGAGAGAAAAAAGATAAAAGGAGAATACATCTTGAAAAAGGATGTTTTGAAAAATTCGAGTAAAATAAAAAAAGCGGATATTTTGATAACCGCAATCGGATCGAAAGGCATTATTAAAGGCGAGACAATAAAAAGCGGAGCAATCGTGATTGACGGGGGAATATCGAAAAAAAACGGAAAAGTTTTCGGGGATGTGGATTTTGAATCGGCAAAAAAAATAGCCGGATTTCTGACTCCGGTTCCGGGAGGAGTCGGTCCGGTGACAGTGGCGTGTCTTTTAAATAATGTTCTGGAAGCTTTTAAAAATCAGAATAAGATATAA